One Leucoraja erinacea ecotype New England chromosome 18, Leri_hhj_1, whole genome shotgun sequence genomic window, AAGAAATAAAATCAAAATCTTAATGGTCTAGCCTAATTTAGGgcttaaaagaaaaaaacattccaCACAAAGCTTGCTGGCAAATTTCAGAAATTCTCACCATTAGTATGTTGCCTATGCAACAAGTCATCAAGGTGTACTTTGAAATAAATCACTTGATTAGTAGCTACGTTTTCAGCAGTGATTCGTTTGTCTCACTTGCTTTTCCTTCATGGTCTACACTACATTAGTCCTCAGGTAGAAACTTCCTACAAAGCACCTAAACAGCAACTTGTGTTATCATTCAAGATTACTATCACTGACCTCCATCATGACGCTATTGAAGACATTATTGCACAATATGGTGTTCAGTTTTTTAAGCCTACTTAAAACTATTGAAAAGTATGTCACTTTAAAGCTGGATGTGTGCAAACAACAGCTCTTCATAACTGAAAACAATTGGTTTTGGGATTAGAAAAATCCAGCTTGAACCAAAATGCTGAGGGTTCACCATACTCATTTGTGTTACTAGATGCCATCAATGTGCATTCATTTATTGTACACGAGTGTATCCTGATCTGGTGTGAATGACCATTTCTTTTCCAGCGGAGAACGGGCATGACAAAGGCTACAGCAGTCTTCAAGGCTTTAATAACACCAAGTAATTTAGTTAGAAAATTCACAAAAAAGAGTCCCTGGGATAACCCAACTCTTTAAAAGGCGCAGCCATTGACATTATCAGCTATTGATGAGGGGGGAGCCTATATTATATTGATTGTGAACTAGTGGGGCTTTCATTTAAGATGATTGTGAGCCAGTTACATTTGTCATTCCAATAGTTCACTAAGGACATCCAGTGGCAAAGAGCAAAATGTATTTCACAAAGATTGCAGTGGTGTCATAACAATGTTTTATCATTTCTCACCACCCTACTGTGGCAGAACTGTAGCTGGCCCTGCTGCAGTATACCTGACAATGTGCGAATCATAAAGGCTTAGAAAATTCAATGTCTTCTTACTTCTTGGGAAGGGAAAGATTTGTCTTGCTTACTGCATTATCTGTCACCAAGATTGTTGTCAACACTTGCCCAGTAATTCTCAACAACTTATTCTAATCCTTTAAACAAGTTAAACTGTAGGCATTGtcttttgttattatttattatctattaaaaataataagTTCAGTAAGATTTCCTCTTTTAAAGTAACAGTGATGTGAAGTAACGTTGAGCCCGGCTAAGTGACTGGAGAGGATTTCCAAGAACTAAGCTTGGCACAAAGGAAAACTGCTCACTAGGAGTGGCTAGAAGTTACTTGAACAATCTGAGATCACTAGCATGCTGTAATTTAGCTTTTAAAAATTCTTCAGGTAACAATAAATTGTAGGGGGTTCTCTACACATGGTTTTTACTAAAAAAATCTGTATTTTATATTGTAAAAGATACTAAAAAACGTCATTTATTTCTCTTAAATTTACAACCAAAATACTTTTCCAACTCTACTATCACAAAGAAAAATTAATTCTGTTGGCTGGGTGTGATCCAAGTTGACATCAGGGTGCCTACGGGGTGATCTGGATGATGACAGCACTGTCTATATACAATTCTTTTTAAAATAGGGTCTTCAACCAGGTCTTGGCACAAAAGGTTTCTTTGTCCTGCACCCCATTCTCtccaaatacaaaaaaaaattaaaaaaacatttactttTTGACTGGAGCAGGAGCACTGAGGGTCAGTATTCATCTGTGCACTTGCAACATGGAAAATGTTAAAATTCCTGACAGGAACATATCATTCTGATTGCTATCGTCAATTAAATCATGAGATACCAGAAGACCTGTTCCAATGTGCccacagaaaacaaaacagataaCATTAATTGTAGGGTTTTATTCAAGATGATGCATATTACTGAAGACATTATACCCTTAAACGTTTGATCAATGACTCTGAGCAAGTTCAGGCTCAATGCCATCTGTGAGCAATGAAAATATTGGCATGGTCAATCATGGCAGACTATAAAACATGCAACCTCCTTTTGAAGATGTCCTCCCAGCCAACTGCACCTATAGTAAAAAGATCTGACCAGCCAGCAACCTTTAAAGAAACTGAGAATGTATAAAATGTTTAATGTAATTGTTGAAAACAGGTTGTTCGACATAATATGTTCCAGAAATCCACTTCCATCTGGAGAAATTCTTCAAGTTGCAGCTGTGTGTGTACTAATACTTCAGGCACACACCTCTCCCAAGAATTCAGCTCCTTTCTTCACTCGTTTCAAAATgtcttcctgatttttttttaaatttttctcCTGCTCCAGGATCTGTACAAAGGTGAAAATTCTCCTCTGCAGATTGATggcaggaagagagagaggaagaggagaaaaaTAAGAGGTATTAATTTCAGTTTGATGAGACCCACAAGCGTAAGGCTATAGCACTGATACACCTTCCATTAAAATAATCACATTGATCTTCCACTTTCCTCCATTCTTCGCCTCTTCTCAACCCATTGGCTTGTTATAATGGTTAAACTGGATTAATACTTCTACCACCACGCCGATGTAGTCCTTCTGCATCGGACCACAGAGGGAGGTGCGGGAGAAGGTATGTAGAGAGACGCCTACCGTGCCCTCAATTAATGTCAAAGCATTTGCACTTTCCAGCAGGGTCAGTGAATTCTGAACAAGAACACAAAACTAGTTAATTTTTCTCCTTCTAGTTTGGTTACAGATGTGGCATCCATATTACTAATATTTAAAGCAGAATGGAGCAAACGGTGTGATTTCAAGAAGTGTGTCCTTCAGATCTTGCATTAGATTCAAAGTTGAAATAGTTAAAATTTCATCTTtaattaataccatcatcccaacACTTTTTTGGGAATCTGCTATACAACGAGGCCTCTCTATTTGCTTACACCACAAGAGCCCCTGCATCATACAGAAATTAATTGGGTGCAGAATTAGAAGATAATAGCAATGTTATTATCACACTTCAACTGTTCTTGTTTACGAAGCGTACCTTAGCGGTGCCTATATTCCCTGTCCCGATCTCTTTCTCTGTCACGGTCTCGGTCTCTATGCCGATCACGTTCCCTGCTTCTCTCACGATAATAATCTTCATGTCGATCTTCACTGTGAGAGCGCTCCCTGTGCCTGCGGCTCCTGTCGTGGGAACGGCTGTACTCTCGGTCTCGTGATCGATCTCTTTTTCTGCTAATGCAAATTTAATTAAACCATAATTTCAGCAGCAATGCTTGATTGCGTATTTGAATGTCGATACAGTTATAagagatacacacaaagtgctggagtaactctgtgggtcaggcagtatctctgaacaaaaaggatggggatatttcgggtcagcatgaagaagtgttccgaccagaaatgccacccatcctttttctccagagatgctgcctgacccgcttagttactccagcattttgtgtctatctttggtataaaaccagcatcagcagcaattaactaaaaaagaaaatataaatattttttttgcttATCCTCCCTACCAAGATATCTCTCCTATCACCCCAATTTAACTGGAAAGGGAACCCTAGCATACTCCTGACCcagccccatctccctctctactccatAATTTCCctctagaaaaaaaaaatcccccctcTAAGGCTCATTTTTGtaacaccatgtagaaattacagctgtgtttatactccAGGGTACCGTCCCTCCCcccaggcgtttgtaattgctcccccccccaccccaccctctctaccccaaaGTTGTGCTCAAAGaagccctccctaccccccttctcTGAGCTAACTAATCCCCCCTCCcagttgatgacagaagaattctactGCCCCTGACCCTCATAAACACTCTTCctaaccctccctctctaccaccccctttcctctctaccaccctccttcctctctaaccccccccccccgccttgggggatgggacccaacggttcccaTTTGGTCTAGTAGATTATAAATCCTTGAGTCCCCAGCATCGATCCTATGGCTCCCAAATAGTTATTGACTGCCAGACAGGAGATTACCCATTCGTCCAAACTCTTTGTTCCTAGTACAgacgtaaataaataaatgacggtctTTTGTCCCCATGATAATATATTATCTTCCAACACTAGCCTATTTTCCTTGATTCCACACACATCCTATGGCGGAACAGGAATCCCAAATCATTATTGAATTTGCCAACAGGACCTACAAATAAACCCCCCTCATCCTACCTGGAACTCTTTGTTCCTTTCCCATGACCTATATTATCTTCCAACGTGACCGGGCCGAGAAAGAATGAAACCAAGGCGCCTGGGACACTCTTACTCTGGGTGGTAATGTTTTATGTGCTACctatgtacacagtggacggcatgattgtaatcaggtatagaTTTTCGCTGACTGGGTAacaagcaacaaaaaagcttttcactgtgccttggtacacgtgacaataatggtaaagtaaactaaaccatatCACAACATCTAACCTGGAAATGAGTCTCAGATGATGAGAACATTTGACAGAGAACAATAGCCTTTGGGGATTAATGAAGGTGGAATTAGAATGGGCAAGTGGAATTTttcttgaatggtggagtaggctcgaagggcagtgTGACCTCAtcctgcttttatttcttatATTGGAACATTGCAATTTTCAACTTTGGTCTATGCACAGTTAGCTCATCTTAGTCTAGTAAAGTTAAATCTGCCAATTACAGTTTGTCTAATAATAAAGGTCTAAAGaagatggttaggacaggtttggtaggccaggtgggactagtgcagttgggacatgttggccagtgtgggcaagttgggccaaagggcctgtatcctcaCTGTATCATAATATGACTCTGTAAAGAAGGGTCCTcatcttgaaacatcacctacccatgttctccaagtatgctgcctgtcccactgagttactccagcattttgcatctttttgtgtaaaccagaacctgcagttcctttgtttctACTATCTAATGAAAAATTGTTGGGACAATAACTCCTAGGTACCATCATATGAGAGTAATCTTCCTACTACCATGACTGATGATAATTTCAACCAAGAAAACTAAGATGCTcagtatctgaagaaggttcccaacccaaaacgtcacctgtccaagttctccagagacgctgcatgacccactgagttaagggcctgtcccacttacacgaccttttttactcgtggacatttttcatcaggttagtaaaacgccccgacctacttgatgccacgagtacttacgactagcatcacgacctaccaaaGTCCTaactacgaccttgtgacgaccatgctgcgagtatgagttaagggcaaactcggcagaggtcgtgaattaggtcgtgaaagtgggacaggccctttactccagcactttatgtcttttttttgtttgtaaatcagcacctgcagttcctagtttctactcAGTTTTTGCATACCTGGATCCTGACCCGTATGATTTGGACTCAATTCCATGGAGACAGTCCTGCAGAGAGCTGACTAAAACCTTGCAGCGGTCATCTGCTGCAACCTTTGACTGTCTGATCAATGCGATGGCAGTAAGCAACGTCTCGATGGCATTCCCATAGTCTCCTGCATAACACAAAAGTTGAAAATTGAACCAATTTTTTGAACTCTGCACCAAATCATTCATTAGTAATTCCAAAGTAAAAGCCTGGAGTGATCCAGTGTGTTGTTTGGCGACATATCCAAAAATCCAATGCAATGTAGTCCTTCTTGAATGTGTTTGATGTAATTCATGATTTGTTACAATTTAAACATTATGGCTCTGGAATTATTGGACTAATGTTAGCACTTTTGATGTGTTGATTACTAAAGTGCAAGGCCCAACATCACATTGAAATGGATATAATTAATTAGAATAGAGCGTCCTCACTCAATATTCTGCAACTCACAAGGATGATATTATTTGATTCAATTTCTACTACCTGATCACAGTGATAGCATCCTGATCACCATGTTCTCTTCCTGCAGGGGCAAACACTGCTATACAGTGGGCAGCTTTAATCAATAATAATATTTCAAAATTTCCTTGTTTGTCCTTTCTCATTTCTAGATAGCTTACTTTGTACACAATGCATCATTTATTAAAAGTGAGACATCATATTATTTCTGAAAAATGCCCCTGGAAGGATAGGAGCAAAGGGTTAATGTGATATTTATTGAAACAGTTATTCTGCACTCCTCTAAGCAAGTATATGTTTTCTGAACTGATGGGCCTTTTAGTGCTGAGAGTTTTGATGCGAAGGTCTGCGTCCTGCAAAATCACTGACCTGTGCTGGCCCCGGCGACAGCTTTGGAGATGGCGCTACTAGAGATTGCTCGGTTCTTGTTCATCATCTCTTCGAAATCTGCTTCATTTAAAGGAGGACTACCGGGATCAGGATCTCTACAAGGCAAGGACAAAGCACTTCACTATTAACACAGTAATCAAAATAAAGTAACAACATCTCCGATATAATTCTGCACATACTATTAATTTAAAATCTTTCTCTATTTATACAACTATTAAACCTCATAGGGGCAAACTGCCATCTAAACATACTCTGAATATAGATGGCAGAGAGATTATCCCACACCCAGTGTGTGATGTCATTGCAGTCCAGGCATATGTGCCATTTTACAAGTAAAGTGAAAGAAGAATACCACTTCATTCTAAATCCAAAAGTTGTTTATCAATCGTCAGTTCTCTCAATGTCGAAATCACCTTAAAAAATTGAGCTAGGAACAAATATGACCAAATAATTAAATTGAAAGGATGGAGTATAAATACAGCAAGTCCTGCTGCGATAGAGGAGTGCTTTGGCAAGACCACTGCTAGAGTACTGAATGTAATTTGGGTCTTTAATTCTAAGGAAGGATATCCCTGCCTTGGAGACGGTGCCTATGCTTCACTTCAGCGACTCCTGGGTTGAAGTGGTTGTCATCACAAATGATTGAGGTCGGTTTATCTATATATATACTGGATTTCAGAAAAATGGGAGATAATTTCATTGAAGCTACCAAGGTTCTGAGCAACTGAGACACTGTTTCCTCAGGCTGAACAGCCCAGAACTAGGAGCATAGGTTCAGGATAAGGAATATGTCATTTAGAGACAAGGTGAAATTTCTGACCTGGCACTTGTTGAGTTGATTTTTTATCActgaagaaatcaagggataattGCTGGACAGTACATAGATGAGGTGCAgaatggtttgtgcgatggtcttgGCTGCagccataattctctgcaatttcttccggtcttggatggagctgttcccaaacgaaGCTGTGAGACATCCTGATAAAATGGGTATTTTATGgctattcactttatctatgtcGTTTATGGATCTTAGAAATGTTTATAGGGTCACCTCTCGGCCTTCTATGCTCCAGGAACAAAAAAAGCCACTCTATCCATCCTCAAAccctccaaacattttttttaaaagagggaaTTAAAATCAGTGCACTCAGTTATGTCATCAACAACAAAATTTAGTGTTACAACTTTTCCTCAGATGAGCTCTTGGCTGAACATATCTAACATCCAAACAATCCAACTGGCAATGGATGGAAATCAGAAGCTCCAACAATCAGAAGTCCCACTTACAGTGATGAATCAGCTCAGATCTATGTTCTTCCTGAGCCGCggaacggggggggggtgggtgggagggggtgctgcagcccccccccccccccccccacttttttggctagacatgtttcaatgtctccggctttgttcgaggcgctgctgtgctctgagcaacctagTCGTGGGtgctggagagagggatggaagcagacgtAGCAGCGGGGGCAGATGCAGATGCAGGCAGGAGTCGGGGCTGGCGAGATttgctggcgagtgtttgccgggctggcgattCTGGAGCAGCCTCAGTACAAGAGTCCCGGcctgtcggaagcgttgcgccactGCCGTGAAAATCTCTGTGCTGCATTCGCCCTGgagaccggcatggaccaggctgcggctcggtgcatcctggaggacaaccagtggctgctggaggtAGGTACCAAACACTGGGTAGAAGCGATGGAAGTtactggccttcaaatgggggtggttggagaaagcatcctgcttgcctgctagattttcattcttactgtaactgcaggaaaaatgttcccgatgttgtggagtccagaaccaggggtcacagtataagaataaggggtaggcaaacATAACCACAGGCAAACATAATTACaaacataatttgtatgactttgcaacatcaggaaatgttatgattatttcttgtccctttttccaACTCCAAAATAGCACTTGAAATGATAACACATTTAAAGGTTTTTTTTGGTCCAATTTTCTGTACCATGGAAGGCACTGTCGTCgatccggggtggggggggagatgggggatatatccccccactttgaggtgggggatggcctgtattattatcccccagtttttggaggccGAGCAATaacgaataataataataatcgcctgctcctatctctcatgtaggccctacattatcttaaaaatacttcaaacaaaaaaacattgaaatcattctTTTACAATGCAgtaaaacataattttaatacatcaaatttcaaaaagttcctaccgtgGGATGAGTGCCCCTCTCCCACCACTCGGTCACTCCACTCCCTCgccaggtacccccaaggccagtgatcagtgatcgctcagcccccccccccccccgactttcaAAAACACTGGAGCCCCTGTTCTtgattcataccatttcaataCATTCAGTCATATATttagaaaattaaataaaaagaacATTAGAGGCTCATGAAGGTGAAGTACAGGTGACCTTTCATTACTCTGTTCCTACCTGCCACGCTTGAATTCCTCTCTGTTGAACTGATTTGGTGGTGGTCTTCCAAAGGCatcaggtggtggtggagggagccCTCTGTTATCCACCGGTGGAGGCAGGCCGGCATTTGGTGGTATAAAGAATGCTGGGTTGATGTGGGGAGCAGGTGGGACGGCACCTGGAGGAGGCACGACTAGATGGGGAGGCATACCGGGTGGCAATGGTGGTACAATGGATCCAGGAGGGCCAGGTCGACCCATGAACGTGCCATGTAGTGGCATGTGCCCCGGCTGCATGTGAAGTGGTGGCCCGTATCCAGAGTTGAGAGGAAGTGGcataggaggggggaggaggcctGGGGGTGGAAGTCCATGTGGGATATCACCATAAGGAGACCGCCCTGACATGTGGAAGGCAAGTGGTAACTTATCCCTCCTGGGTGGAGCAACTGCATTTTCAGCAGGTGATGGCCCTCTCCGGGGCAATGGGGAATCGCGGTGGTCGGGAGAATTTATTGAGTCATGTGACTGGCTTCTCTGCGGATTTTGTCCTACAAAAACATTTATAACACAAAGTCAGCATTCTAACTTTATTAAATATGCTCTCAAATGCAAAATCTTTCGCACATGAGAAAATAAGAATATTTAACGCGGCTCAATGCCTGAGATAACAGCATTTCAGATCTTCTACTTTGAAAACAGAACCACCAGCTGCCCCATCAACTACACTCTTGCCTAATACCTGCTGCCAAAATGGAACTAACTGTTGAGTTATAAAGTTATCTCCAAGAATTTAGATGTAGTTTGCTCAAACCACCAGATCTCCTCAGATTAAGCTGGGGTGTCAGCTCCAGACATGGAGAACAGAGAGTATGGCTTTTATTACACCATTGCAATGTAATATTCTTGATATATCTTCAGGTGAAATGTGAAGAGTGCTTGCTTTTCTCTGTAATTCATGGCCAGCTAGCAAGGTCAAACATTTCTCCCCAATCTTATTAGTCTCACCACTGTGCAGATAAAAAGAAAATACAGCAAAATAATAGATTAATAATAATTGTGAAGAAGTCTTTATCCAGAATCCAGGAAACAGAAAATACTACTTCTTGGCaattgaaatgtatttatttttactgcatgTTTACTCACTGTTCTGCCATGGAGTCAGATagtcacagtgtggaaaaaggcccattGGCCAAACTTTCCCTTGTCAACCAAGAGGTCTCATTTatgcaagtcccacctgcctgcgtttggcccatattcctctaaacattttctatcagtgtacctgttcaaatgtgttttaaatgctgttatggtacctccctcaactacttttctagcagctcattccatatacaaacCTCCCTCTTTATGaaaaaatttgcccctcaggttcctattaatcttaatgtaataaaaatgaatggcagatgctggtttatagcaaagatataCACAACAAGCTGCAATAAGTCAGCGGGTCAagctctctggagaatatggataaataTGGGGaaattttgagtcgggaccctgcttcagatttttctatctatgtgtctatcctattaaatcatccctcctctcatcttaaactccGCTCcaaaataaagtcccagcctgcccaatctcttcctat contains:
- the LOC129705788 gene encoding cleavage and polyadenylation specificity factor subunit 6-like isoform X2, yielding MAEGADLIDIYADEEFNQETDYVANDQVDLYDDVIAAADGNNHEDQSYDEISPRTPGEPQKTENSARPTIVYTYGGKRQAVYVGNLTWWTTDQDVADAVHSVGVQDLLEIKFYENRANGQSKGFAEVYLGSESSVRRLMELLPQRELHGQRPEVMPCNKQSLNQFEAQSKKRQNPQRSQSHDSINSPDHRDSPLPRRGPSPAENAVAPPRRDKLPLAFHMSGRSPYGDIPHGLPPPGLLPPPMPLPLNSGYGPPLHMQPGHMPLHGTFMGRPGPPGSIVPPLPPGMPPHLVVPPPGAVPPAPHINPAFFIPPNAGLPPPVDNRGLPPPPPDAFGRPPPNQFNREEFKRGRDPDPGSPPLNEADFEEMMNKNRAISSSAISKAVAGASTGDYGNAIETLLTAIALIRQSKVAADDRCKVLVSSLQDCLHGIESKSYGSGSRKRDRSRDREYSRSHDRSRRHRERSHSEDRHEDYYRERSRERDRHRDRDRDRERDRDREYRHR
- the LOC129705788 gene encoding cleavage and polyadenylation specificity factor subunit 6-like isoform X1, giving the protein MAEGADLIDIYADEEFNQETDYVANDQVDLYDDVIAAADGNNHEDQSYDEISPRTPGEPQKTENSARPTIVYTYGGKRQAVYVGNLTWWTTDQDVADAVHSVGVQDLLEIKFYENRANGQSKGFAEVYLGSESSVRRLMELLPQRELHGQRPEVMPCNKQSLNQFEAQSKKRQNPQRSQSHDSINSPDHRDSPLPRRGPSPAENAVAPPRRDKLPLAFHMSGRSPYGDIPHGLPPPGLLPPPMPLPLNSGYGPPLHMQPGHMPLHGTFMGRPGPPGSIVPPLPPGMPPHLVVPPPGAVPPAPHINPAFFIPPNAGLPPPVDNRGLPPPPPDAFGRPPPNQFNREEFKRGRDPDPGSPPLNEADFEEMMNKNRAISSSAISKAVAGASTGDYGNAIETLLTAIALIRQSKVAADDRCKVLVSSLQDCLHGIESKSYGSGSSRKRDRSRDREYSRSHDRSRRHRERSHSEDRHEDYYRERSRERDRHRDRDRDRERDRDREYRHR